In Oryza brachyantha chromosome 1, ObraRS2, whole genome shotgun sequence, the following are encoded in one genomic region:
- the LOC102705022 gene encoding uncharacterized protein LOC102705022 → MAASFLRPLLPSKPFLSTTPRPYLPASTPATALRCTVAPKPVTGSTPKPSQDEANNNKEQEEPNASATAADATPDEAGTNPHRIPDDETPPSATATTSFAVARRVPSAISPDRRQRRTALTQGEPPNYEIGWKRTKELPLEKPKGWAIADFMEKLEGLMARGRYGSGELLGTVAGVVTERAREEAEILVAEGGVEERVVTELLRVLRLVEMDVEMVKAAVKEETVKERVETARARCRQAILVALSL, encoded by the coding sequence atggccgcctccttcctccgccctctcctcccctcgaAACCCTTCCTCTCCACTACTCCCAGACCTTATCTCCCAGCTAGTACTCCAGCCACCGCCCTGCGCTGCACCGTGGCGCCCAAGCCGGTCACTGGCTCGACCCCGAAGCCCAGCCAAGATGAGGCCAATAATAACAAGGAGCAAGAAGAACCCAatgcctccgccaccgccgccgatgcAACCCCGGACGAGGCAGGCACCAACCCGCACCGCATCCCCGACGACGAGACGCCACCGTCCGCGACAGCGACCACGTCGTTCGCCGTCGCGCGGCGCGTGCCGTCGGCCATCTCCCCGGACCGGCGCCAGCGGCGGACGGCGTTGACGCAGGGGGAGCCGCCCAACTACGAGATCGGGTGGAAGCGCACCAAGGAGCTTCCGCTGGAGAAGCCCAAGGGGTGGGCCATCGCCGACTTCATGGAGAAGCTGGAGGGCCTGATGGCGCGCGGGCGGTACGGGTCGGGCGAGCTGCTGGGCACGGTCGCCGGAGTGGTGacggagcgcgcgcgggaggaggccgagATCCTCgtggcggagggcggcgtggaggagcgCGTCGTCACGGAGCTCCTCCGCGTGCTGCGGCTGGTGGAGATGGACGTGGAGATGGTCAAGGCCGCCGTCAAGGAGGAGACCGTCAAGGAGCGCGTCGagacggcgcgcgcgcgctgccgcCAGGCCATCCTCGTCGCGCTCTCGCTGTGA